A region of the Arthrobacter sp. FW306-07-I genome:
GGAAAGGCGCCTGTGGGGATCAAGGCTGCGCTCGATGCGGCAGCGGCTGTGGGGGTCCAGGGTGCCGTGCAGGTGGGCTGCGACCTGGAGTCCTCGCGGTTCACCGTGGAAGCAGTGGACCAGGACGTCCGGCTCCTGGGGGCTGTAGCCCTGCATCCCAACGACGCTCCGCGTTACGCCGCCGACGTGGGGCTGGAAGACGCCCTCGCCGAAATCGAACGCCTGGCCGCGCATCCGCGGATCCGTGCCATCGGCGAAACGGGACTGGACTTCTACCGCACCGAGGGGGAGGGGCTTCGGCACCAGGAATACTCGTTCCGGCGCCACATAGACATCGCCAAACGTCTCGACCTCACCCTGCAGATCCATGACCGTGACGCGCACAGCGACGTGGTGCGGGTGCTGCAGGAAGAGGGAGCCCCGGAACGGGTAGTGTTCCACTGCTTCTCCGGTGACGAGGAACTGGCCAGGACCTGCAACGAGCAGGGGTGGTGGATGTCCTTTGCGGGCACGCTGACATTCAAGAACGCGGCGAATCTCCGTGCCGCGCTTGCCGTGGCAGACCGGCAACTCATCATGGTGGAAACCGACGCCCCGTTCCTGACCCCGCACCCGCACAGGGGGCGCCCTAACGCCAGCTACATGGTCCCGTACACGGTACGCGCCATGGCAGAATTGACAGGCTCCGATCTGGCTGGCCTCTGCACCGCAATCAGCGAAAATACCGTGAGCGCATACGGATCCTGGGCCTGACGGGCGCGCCGGATCCGTCTTCCGGCCGCATACCTGGTATGCACAAATGTTGGCCCCTTTATAACGCTACGGTTACAGTGGGTAACTATTAGCCGGGGTCGGGGAAGGCCAACGGGTAATTTCACTCCTTTCGCAGCCGGACGGGCCTGTCCAAAAACCGGCCACACCGCTGCCTGGAGTGTGGCCGCGCATCGGTGCCCGGACTGTCCTTCGCAGGCTTGTTCCGGGCATTTTTCTGCGCGTTTCCCCGTGCCCGGATGGACCTAGAGTTACGGGCAATCGTGATCAAGTTCTTCACATCGGACGGCAAGTTCAGCTATATCAAGGTTGGCGCCCAGCTGCTGGTGCTTTGCGGCCTGGTCGCAGGCCTCGTAGCCTTCGTGGGCAATAACAAAACAGTTACGCTCAACGTGGACGGCAAAGCGTCGTCCGTGCAGTCCTTTGGCGGAACAGTGGCACAGGTGGTCAAGAGCGCCAACCTGGACCTGAAGCCCGGCGACCGGGTGTCGCCTTCCCTCGACGCGACCGTCCAGAACGGAACCGTCATCAACATCAACCAGGCCAAAGAGGTCAAGGTCAGCCTTGACGGGGCCGAGAAGACCGTGAACACCACGGCCCAGGACGTTGAAGACCTGGTGACTGAGCTCGGCGTGGCCAGTGCCTCGTCCGTCTCGGCGCCCAAGGATGCCACCCTCTCGCTGGCCGGCTCCTACGTCTCCATCTCCACACCCAAGACCGTCAGCATCGTGGCCGACGGCAAGGTGAACACCGCCACCACCACCGCGCCCACCGTCGGCAAGGTCCTGGAGGACTCGGGCGTTAGCCTCGGCGCCAATGACCGGACCTCCCAGCCGGCCAACGCCAACGTGGTGAACAACATGGTCATCAAGGTCTCCCGTGTAGACACCAGCCGGACCGCCGTCACCAGCGAAGACGTGCCCTTCGAAACGGTTACCGCCGAAAGCGCAGACATGCTCAAGGGTGAAAAGGAAGTGACGCAGGCCGGCGCCGCCGGAAAGCTTGAGCGCACCTTCAAGCTGGTGCTCGTGGACGGACGCGAAGCTTCCCGCACGCTGGTATCCGAGAACGTGGCGGTCCAGCCGGTCACCGAGAAGGTCACCGTTGGCACCAAGGCCAAACCCGCACCCCAGGCCGCTCCGGCCCCCGCCGCTGCAGGCGCCAACTCCGGCGCCGCGGCACCGGCGATGATGAACGAGGCCATGTGGGACAAGATCGCCCAGTGCGAGTCCACCGGGAACTGGAGCATCAATAGCGGCAACGGCTACTACGGTGGCCTGCAGTTCGATATCCAGACCTGGATCGGCGCCGGCGGCGGTGCCTACGCTCCCAACGCCAGCCTGGCCACCAAGGCACAGCAGATCGACATCGCCAACCGCGTTTACGCGCAGCGCGGCCTGTCGCCATGGGGCTGTGGCTGGGCGGCCAGCCGCTGATCCACTGATCAACAGGTAAGCAGAAGCAGCGGCCGGGCCCGGGTACTCCGGGGCCGGCCACTGCCGTTAACCGGGCAAAGCCAAGATGCCGCGCGGGATAGGATACCTAGGTGACTGAACCGACTCCCGCCGTGCCCGCACCATTGTTCGGGGCCTCCGACATCCGCCGGCTGGCAGAGGAGATCGGGGTCAGGCCCACCAAGACGCTGGGCCAGAACTTTGTGATCGACGGCAACACCATCCGCCGGATAGTCGCCGCAGCAGGCGTTGGGCCGGATGAAACGGTCCTTGAGGTGGGACCGGGGCTGGGGTCGCTCACGCTTGGACTGCTGGACGCGGCAGCGGCCGTTGTCGCCGTCGAAATAGATCCTGTCCTTGCCGCAAAGCTCCCCGAAACCGTGAAGGAATGGCGGCCCCAAGCCGCCAATGCCTTCCATCTGGTGCAGGCCGACGCCATGAAGGTCACCGAACTGCCGGTGGAACCAACAGCACTCGTGGCCAACCTGCCGTACAACGTTGCCGTTCCCGTGGTGCTGCACCTCCTGCAGCATTTCCCCAGCCTGCGGCACGGCCTGGTGATGGTGCAGGACGAGGTGGCCGACCGGCTGGCAGCCGGCCCCGGCTCCAAGACCTACGGAGTTCCCTCGGTCAAGGCCGCCTGGTACAGCCAGATGCGCAAAGCGGGCGTGATCGGCATGAACGTGTTCTGGCCGGCACCGAAGATCCATTCCGGGCTGGTGGCCTTCACACGCCGCGAGCCGCCGGTCACCACCGCCACGCGCGAACAGGTGTTTGCCGTGGTGGATGCCGCATTCGCGCAGCGCCGCAAGACCCTCCGGGCCGCCCTCGCCGGCTGGGCCGGGGGAGCGCCGGAAGCGGAGCGCTGCCTGCTCGCCGCCGGCGTGGATCCCACGGCACGCGGCGAGGTCATTGACATTGCCGCGTTCGCCAGGATTGCCGAAGCCAGGGAAAACCGGCCGTGAGCGCGGGACTTGAGAGGGCAGGCAGGGGGCGGTTCGCCGCCAGGACCGTGCGGGTCAAGGCGCCCGGCAAGGTCAACGTTTCCCTGGCGGTAGGTCCGCTCCGGGCGGACGGGTACCACTCGGTGGCCAGCGTCTACCTCGCAGTGTCCCTTTATGAGGAAGTGGCGGCCACCAGCACCGCCGCGCCCGGGATCACCATCAGCCTCAGCCCCGAAAGCACCCTGGACCTCGACGCCGTCGACATCCCCCTGGACAGCAACAACCTGGCCTACAAGGCCGCCGCCATCATGGCCGACGTGTCCGAACACGCCACCGGCGTGCACCTGGAGATCACCAAGCGGGTGCCCGTTGCCGGCGGCATGGGGGGCGGATCCGCCGACGCCGCCGCCACGCTCCTGGCCTGCGATGCGCTCTGGAACAGCGGCCTGTCGCGCGAGGAACTGGCACACCTTGCAGCGGAACTGGGCGCCGACGTTCCCTTCTCGCTCCTGGGTGGAACCGCCGTCGGCCTCGGCCTGGGCGACGAACTGTCCCCGGCCCTGGCCAAAGCGCAGACCCACTGGGTGCTGGTGGTGGCCGACTACGGCCTCTCCACCCCCGAGGTGTACCGCACGCTGGACCGGCTGCGCGATGCCGAAGGGATCGACGCCGGCGAACCCACCAGCGTGGACCCGCAGATCCTGGCGGCGCTTCGGGGCGGCGACGCCGAATCCCTGAGCCGCGTGCTGGTCAACGACCTGCAAAGGGCGTCCATTGAACTGGCGCCTGCGCTGCGCGATACGCTGGGGATGGGTGAATCCCATGGCGCCATCGCGGGCATGGTCTCCGGATCCGGCCCCACCGTGGCGCTCCTGGCAGACGACTCCGTTGCCGCCGAGGCACTGGCTGAGGACCTGCGGCGCCGCGGCCTGACTGCAATCCCCGTCCACGGTCCGGTCCCGGGCGCGCGCATCATCTCCGACACCCACCTTTAACACTTCCAGTCCGGCAGCAGAAAGCAGTTCCCCTTGGCACACCTTCTTGGCGGCGAAAACCTCACGGTTTCCTACGCAACCCGTACCGTCCTGGACGGCATCACCCTGGGGCTGGAGGAAGGCGACCGGATCGGCATGGTGGGCCGCAACGGCGACGGCAAGTCCACCCTGATGCGGCTCCTGGCCCTGCGCTCCACCCCTGACTCCGGCCGGGTCACCAAGCGCGGCGACGTCAACGTGGGCTACCTGGACCAAAGCGACGTGCTCGACGGCGACCTGACGGTGGGTGCCGCCATTGTGGGGGACCAAGCGGACTACGAATGGGCACGCAACCCCCGGATCCGGGAGATCATGGGTGGCCTGGTGTCCGACGTCGACTGGCATGCGAACGTCCACGCCCTCTCGGGTGGGCAGAAGCGGCGGGTGGCGCTGGCCAAACTGCTCATCGAGGACCACGACGTCATCATGCTGGACGAGCCCACCAACCACCTCGACGTCGAGGGGGTTGCCTGGCTGGCCCGGCACCTGAAGACACGGTGGAGGGCCAACCAGGGCGCCTTCCTGGTGGTCACGCACGACCGCTGGTTCCTCGACGAAGTCTGCACCAAGACGTGGGAAGTCCATGACGGGATCGTGGACCCGTTCGAGGGCGGCTACGCCGCGTATGTCCTGGCCCGCGCGGAGCGTGACCGGATGGCGTCCGTGGTGGAAGGCAAGCGCCAGCAGCTGGTCAAGAAGGAGCTTGCCTGGCTCCGCCGCGGTGCCCCGGCCCGCACCGCCAAACCCAAGTTCCGGATCGAGGCGGCCAACGCCCTGATCGCCGACGTTCCCGCGCCGCGCGATTCCATGGCGCTGAACAAGATGGCCACTGCGCGCCAGGGCAAGGATGTCCTGGACCTGGAAAATGTCTCGCTGAACTTCCGGGGCGGCGATGCCGGCCGGAAGCTTTTCGACAACATCACCCTCCGCTTGGCCCCGGGGGAGCGGTTGGGCCTGGTGGGCGTCAACGGTGCCGGCAAGACCACCCTCCTGAAGCTGCTCAACGGCGAGATCACGCCTGACGCCGGCAAGGTGAAGAGGGGAAAGACGGTAGTCACCGCGGTCCTCACCCAGGAAGTCAAGGAGCTCGACGACGTCGCGGACCTGCGCGTCATCGAAGTCATCGAGCGGGAAAAGCGTTCTTTCAACGTCGGCGGCAAGGAATTCAGCGCAGGCCAGCTCGTGGAGCAGCTCGGCTTCACCAACGAGAAGCAGTGGACGCCAGTCAGGGACTTGTCCGGCGGTGAGCGGCGCCGCCTGCAGCTGCTCCGGCTGCTGGTGGGCGAACCCAACGTGCTGATGCTCGATGAGCCCACCAACGACCTCGACACCGACACCCTTGCCGCCGTCGAGGATGTGCTGGACGGCTGGCCCGGAACCCTGGTGGTGGTCAGCCATGACCGCTATCTGCTCGAACGCGTCACCGACCACCAGATGGCACTGCTGGGCGACGGCAAGCTCCGCGGCCTGCCCGGCGGCGTGGACCAGTACCTTGAGTTGCGTGAAGCTGCCCTGGCCGGCTCCACCGTGACCGGTGGCGGAAACCCCGTCACCAGCGCCGGCCAGGCCCAGCAGGCTGGCACGGCCTCCGGCCCTTCGGAAGCCGAAAAGCGCGAGGCCCGCAAGGCCCTCAACAGGATCGAGCGCCAGCTCAAAAAGCTCGACCAGCAGGAAAAGAAACTCCACGACGACATGGTCAAGAGCACGGAGAAGTCCGACTTCGACGCCCTCGCCAAACAGAACAGCGACCTGAAAGACCTGGCCGAGGAAAAGGACGCCCTGGAAATGGAGTGGCTGGAGTCCTCAGAACTCCTGGGCGACTGACAAAGGCGACGCCGGCACATGGGAGTGGGGCGGCTGTCCGGCAGCGTGCGTCAAAGCGACGAAGGAGCAGCACGCAGAGGACAGGTGCCCCGCGCCCGAAGGCGACCACGGCTAAGGTTCAGACTGCAGCTCAGGGTCTTTCTTGAGGCCGGTCAGGCCGTTCCAGGCGAGGTTGACCAGATGCGCTGCGACGGTGTTCTTGTCCGGCTGGCGGCTGTCCTGCCACCATTGGCCGGTCATTGCCACCATACCGACGAGCATTTGCGCGTACATGGCGCCGTCCTCGCCGCTAAGCCCGCGGCGCGAGAATTCGTCGGAGAGGATGTGTTCCACGCGGGCGGTGACGTGGGAGAGCAGGGTGGAGAAGGCACCTTCGGGCTGGGACGGGGGAGCGTCGCGCATGAGGATCCGGAAGCCTTCGGTGCGTTCCTCGATGTAGGTGAGCAGCGCGAGCGCGGCGCGTTCGACGAGAACGCGGGGCTTGGCTTCCTCGGTGAGGGCCGCGTTGATCGCGTCCAGGAGGATATGGAACTCGCGGTCCACCACCTCGGTGTACAGCCCTTCCTTGGAACCGAAGTGCTCGTAGATGACTGGTTTGGACACGCCTGCGCAGGCGGCGATTTCCTCGATGGTGGTGCCGTCCAGCCCGCGGACGGCGAAAAGGCCGCGGCCGACGTCGATCAGCTGGGTCCGGCGCTGCAGGCCAGTCATCCGCGTCCGCGGAAGGTTGTTGCTCACCGTCCCATCATGCCCCACCGCCGCCGGGCGAATTTGGCCGGACCGGCAGGGTGGAAGGCGCCGTGTCGCGCGGCGCCCTGAACCCATGGCAAAATAGGGACTTGTGCCCGGGCCTTGAGTCTTTTGGCACGGTCCGCTCTGGTGTAACGGCAGCACCCCGGCCTTTGGAGCCGTGGAGTATAGGTTCGAATCCTATGGGCGGAACTGCTGCGCAAGGAGCGATCATGAGGATGGCACCCGGTGTCCGGCGGCCAGGGCCGCTGGAGCACGCAAAGCGCCAGCACAACCAAGCAAGGAGAGCCCGAACGTGAT
Encoded here:
- a CDS encoding TatD family hydrolase translates to MCNSSIPAAYRLPATDGTPATEAGRRKDFPPAPEPLPVPVMDNHTHLDFPEGKAPVGIKAALDAAAAVGVQGAVQVGCDLESSRFTVEAVDQDVRLLGAVALHPNDAPRYAADVGLEDALAEIERLAAHPRIRAIGETGLDFYRTEGEGLRHQEYSFRRHIDIAKRLDLTLQIHDRDAHSDVVRVLQEEGAPERVVFHCFSGDEELARTCNEQGWWMSFAGTLTFKNAANLRAALAVADRQLIMVETDAPFLTPHPHRGRPNASYMVPYTVRAMAELTGSDLAGLCTAISENTVSAYGSWA
- a CDS encoding resuscitation-promoting factor; this encodes MDLELRAIVIKFFTSDGKFSYIKVGAQLLVLCGLVAGLVAFVGNNKTVTLNVDGKASSVQSFGGTVAQVVKSANLDLKPGDRVSPSLDATVQNGTVININQAKEVKVSLDGAEKTVNTTAQDVEDLVTELGVASASSVSAPKDATLSLAGSYVSISTPKTVSIVADGKVNTATTTAPTVGKVLEDSGVSLGANDRTSQPANANVVNNMVIKVSRVDTSRTAVTSEDVPFETVTAESADMLKGEKEVTQAGAAGKLERTFKLVLVDGREASRTLVSENVAVQPVTEKVTVGTKAKPAPQAAPAPAAAGANSGAAAPAMMNEAMWDKIAQCESTGNWSINSGNGYYGGLQFDIQTWIGAGGGAYAPNASLATKAQQIDIANRVYAQRGLSPWGCGWAASR
- the rsmA gene encoding 16S rRNA (adenine(1518)-N(6)/adenine(1519)-N(6))-dimethyltransferase RsmA, encoding MTEPTPAVPAPLFGASDIRRLAEEIGVRPTKTLGQNFVIDGNTIRRIVAAAGVGPDETVLEVGPGLGSLTLGLLDAAAAVVAVEIDPVLAAKLPETVKEWRPQAANAFHLVQADAMKVTELPVEPTALVANLPYNVAVPVVLHLLQHFPSLRHGLVMVQDEVADRLAAGPGSKTYGVPSVKAAWYSQMRKAGVIGMNVFWPAPKIHSGLVAFTRREPPVTTATREQVFAVVDAAFAQRRKTLRAALAGWAGGAPEAERCLLAAGVDPTARGEVIDIAAFARIAEARENRP
- a CDS encoding 4-(cytidine 5'-diphospho)-2-C-methyl-D-erythritol kinase, whose translation is MSAGLERAGRGRFAARTVRVKAPGKVNVSLAVGPLRADGYHSVASVYLAVSLYEEVAATSTAAPGITISLSPESTLDLDAVDIPLDSNNLAYKAAAIMADVSEHATGVHLEITKRVPVAGGMGGGSADAAATLLACDALWNSGLSREELAHLAAELGADVPFSLLGGTAVGLGLGDELSPALAKAQTHWVLVVADYGLSTPEVYRTLDRLRDAEGIDAGEPTSVDPQILAALRGGDAESLSRVLVNDLQRASIELAPALRDTLGMGESHGAIAGMVSGSGPTVALLADDSVAAEALAEDLRRRGLTAIPVHGPVPGARIISDTHL
- a CDS encoding ABC-F family ATP-binding cassette domain-containing protein → MAHLLGGENLTVSYATRTVLDGITLGLEEGDRIGMVGRNGDGKSTLMRLLALRSTPDSGRVTKRGDVNVGYLDQSDVLDGDLTVGAAIVGDQADYEWARNPRIREIMGGLVSDVDWHANVHALSGGQKRRVALAKLLIEDHDVIMLDEPTNHLDVEGVAWLARHLKTRWRANQGAFLVVTHDRWFLDEVCTKTWEVHDGIVDPFEGGYAAYVLARAERDRMASVVEGKRQQLVKKELAWLRRGAPARTAKPKFRIEAANALIADVPAPRDSMALNKMATARQGKDVLDLENVSLNFRGGDAGRKLFDNITLRLAPGERLGLVGVNGAGKTTLLKLLNGEITPDAGKVKRGKTVVTAVLTQEVKELDDVADLRVIEVIEREKRSFNVGGKEFSAGQLVEQLGFTNEKQWTPVRDLSGGERRRLQLLRLLVGEPNVLMLDEPTNDLDTDTLAAVEDVLDGWPGTLVVVSHDRYLLERVTDHQMALLGDGKLRGLPGGVDQYLELREAALAGSTVTGGGNPVTSAGQAQQAGTASGPSEAEKREARKALNRIERQLKKLDQQEKKLHDDMVKSTEKSDFDALAKQNSDLKDLAEEKDALEMEWLESSELLGD
- a CDS encoding TetR/AcrR family transcriptional regulator, yielding MSNNLPRTRMTGLQRRTQLIDVGRGLFAVRGLDGTTIEEIAACAGVSKPVIYEHFGSKEGLYTEVVDREFHILLDAINAALTEEAKPRVLVERAALALLTYIEERTEGFRILMRDAPPSQPEGAFSTLLSHVTARVEHILSDEFSRRGLSGEDGAMYAQMLVGMVAMTGQWWQDSRQPDKNTVAAHLVNLAWNGLTGLKKDPELQSEP